The following coding sequences are from one Rutidosis leptorrhynchoides isolate AG116_Rl617_1_P2 chromosome 11, CSIRO_AGI_Rlap_v1, whole genome shotgun sequence window:
- the LOC139875394 gene encoding uncharacterized protein: MFPMVNFATWNIRGLNLHPKKKEISDAVYNNDLCLCGILEIHVDIAKLTRIRSNVFQNWMWVSNQSMCTGGICIILGWNPNVGQVMVLNMSHQVIHCFVKSLTGSVQLYISIIYADNYYIMRRSLWNDLKMHKLFVGNHPWVLMGDFNAALDSEDYSVEYDNVFVTFKPYGVSYHSPAILIFPVATATRHKPFKFRNFVVYKEGFDDVVLKGWRRVVVGHKMFQVVKKLRWLKKPLRKLMRYKGNLHARVVKLKVELEEAQMALDRCPFSTELRDDARCLLRAYNEAVLDEERFLKQKLKVEWLRVGDNNINYFHKIVKGKKHRSRISAIVNDQGVMVDDADIPKLFVSHFMNFLGIAASFEQCDVPLSLFSRTIHPDKAVHMVRQVTIKEVKDAIFEMGNNKSPGLDGYTVEFFKSSWDIIGDEVADAVQDFFCNGQFLSEINHTIITLVMKVQSPSKVNDYRPISCFNVYKCISKIITNLIKKVLEEIVSENQSAFVPGRRIS; the protein is encoded by the exons ATGTTTCCAATGGTTAACTTCGCAACTTGGAATATAAGGGGTCTAAATCTCCACCCTAAGAAAAAGGAGATTAGTGATGCTGTGTATAACAATGATTTGTGTTTATGTGGTATTCTTGAGATTCATGTGGATATTGCGAAGCTTACACGGATTCGCTCGAATGTATTTCAGAATTGGATGTGGGTGTCGAACCAGTCTATGTGCACAGGAGGTATATGCATTATTCTTGGATGGAACCCAAATGTTGGTCAAGTGATGGTGCTTAATATGTCTCATCAAGTCATTCACTGTTTTGTTAAATCCTTGACGGGTAGTGTGCAACTGTACATTTCTATCATCTACGCTGATAATTACTATATTATGCGTCGCTCATTATGGAATGACTTAAAGATGCATAAATTATTTGTTGGTAATCATCCATGGGTTCTAATGGGAGATTTCAATGCTGCGTTGGATTCAGAGGATTATAGTGTTG AGTATGATAATGTGTTTGTGACTTTTAAACCGTATGGAGTCTCGTATCACTCGCCTGCTATTCTTATCTTCCCGGTTGCCACTGCTACTCGTCATAAACCATTTAAGTTTCGAAACTTTGTTGTATACAAAGAAGGCTTTGACGATGTGGTATTAAAAGGGTGGCGTCGTGTAGTTGTTGGTCACAAAATGTTTCAGGTGGTAAAAAAATTGAGATGGCTGAAAAAACCTCTGCGGAAATTAATGCGGTATAAAGGTAACTTACATGCTCGTGTTGTAAAACTCAAAGTAGAGCTGGAAGAAGCTCAAATGGCGTTAGATAGATGTCCTTTTTCTACCGAGTTGCGTGATGATGCAAGATGTTTATTGCGTGCATATAATGAGGCCGTGCTTGATGAAGAAAGATTCTTGAAACAAAAATTGAAGGTTGAATGGTTACGTGTTGGCGACAACAACATTAACTACTTTCATAAAATTGTAAAGGGTAAGAAGCATAGAAGTAGAATTAGTGCTATTGTCAACGATCAAGGAGTTATGGTTGATGATGCTGATATTCCTAAGTTATTTGTTAGCCACTTCATGAACTTTCTTGGTATTGCGGCAAGCTTTGAACAATGTGATGTCCCTCTATCCTTGTTTTCTCGTACCATCCATCCAGATAAGGCGGTTCACATGGTGCGTCAGGTTACAATAAAAGAGGTAAAAGATGCTATATTCGAAATGGGCAACAATAAATCTCCGGGTCTGGATGGGTATACGGTAGAATTTTTTAAATCATCGTGGGATATTATTGGTGATGAAGTTGCTGATGCCGTCCAGGATTTCTTTTGTAATGGTCAGTTTCTGTCTGAAATTAATCATACAATTATCACGCTAGTTATGAAAGTGCAAAGCCCGAGTAAAGTTAATGATTATCGTCCGATCTCGtgttttaatgtatataaatgtattagtaagATCATTACTAATCTCATTAAAAAAGTTCTAGAGGAGATTGTAAGTGAGAATCAATCAGCGTTTGTGCCTGGAAGACGTATTTCCTGA